In Marivivens aquimaris, one genomic interval encodes:
- the mmsB gene encoding multiple monosaccharide ABC transporter permease, with the protein MEQATNNSGGLGAYLKHHIREYGLLFALIAIMLIFQIWTNGTLLKPVNITNLFLQNSYIIIMALGMLVVIVSGNIDLSVGSVMGFIGAFAAVMVVEWDMPVAVTMLASLGVGILIGAAQGYFVAYWKIPSFIVTLAGMLVFRGLSLWLLEGQSIGPFPQSFQQISTGFIPDIVPTGFSKSLAELAGSRNFNVLAMLLGLVAVLAIIYVGLRERARNARYGVVGEPFAFFVVRNAIVAGALLFVSFKLATFRGLPNVLISMVVLTVIYAFLTANTTIGRRVYALGGNEKAAKLSGIKTERLTFLAFVNMGMLAALGGLIFAARLNTATPKAGFAVELDVIAAVFIGGASMSGGSGKIVGAVVGAFIMGVMNNGMSIVGIGIDFQQVIKGLVLLAAVFFDVYNKSK; encoded by the coding sequence ATGGAACAGGCAACCAACAATTCGGGCGGTCTGGGCGCTTATCTCAAGCACCACATTCGCGAATACGGTCTACTTTTCGCGCTGATCGCTATCATGCTGATCTTCCAAATCTGGACGAACGGCACGCTTCTCAAGCCGGTGAACATCACCAACCTCTTCTTGCAGAACAGCTACATCATCATCATGGCTCTGGGCATGTTGGTGGTGATCGTGTCGGGTAACATCGACCTCTCGGTCGGCTCGGTCATGGGCTTTATCGGTGCTTTTGCTGCGGTGATGGTCGTCGAATGGGACATGCCCGTGGCAGTCACCATGCTGGCCTCGCTTGGCGTAGGTATCCTGATCGGCGCGGCGCAGGGCTACTTTGTCGCGTACTGGAAAATCCCGTCGTTCATCGTGACCCTGGCAGGGATGCTTGTGTTCCGCGGTCTGTCGCTCTGGCTGCTCGAAGGCCAGTCGATCGGCCCGTTCCCGCAGTCGTTCCAGCAGATCTCGACCGGTTTCATTCCGGACATCGTTCCGACAGGTTTCTCGAAGTCGCTCGCTGAACTCGCAGGTTCGCGTAATTTCAACGTTCTGGCCATGCTGCTTGGTCTCGTGGCCGTGCTCGCGATTATCTACGTTGGTCTGCGCGAACGTGCCCGCAATGCCCGCTACGGTGTGGTCGGCGAGCCATTTGCGTTCTTCGTTGTCCGCAACGCCATTGTCGCTGGTGCGCTGCTGTTCGTGAGCTTCAAGCTTGCTACCTTCCGCGGTTTGCCGAATGTGCTGATCTCGATGGTAGTCCTCACCGTGATCTACGCCTTCCTGACCGCCAACACGACCATCGGTCGCCGCGTCTATGCGCTGGGTGGCAATGAGAAGGCAGCGAAGCTGTCGGGCATCAAGACCGAGCGCCTCACGTTCCTCGCCTTCGTCAACATGGGGATGCTCGCGGCGCTTGGTGGCCTGATCTTTGCGGCACGCCTCAACACCGCAACGCCTAAAGCCGGCTTCGCAGTCGAACTTGACGTCATCGCTGCGGTCTTCATCGGCGGCGCGTCCATGTCGGGCGGTTCGGGCAAAATCGTCGGCGCAGTTGTCGGCGCATTCATCATGGGCGTCATGAACAACGGCATGTCGATCGTCGGTATCGGCATCGACTTCCAGCAGGTCATCAAAGGCCTCGTGCTGCTCGCCGCCGTGTTCTTCGACGTCTACAATAAAAGCAAGTAA
- a CDS encoding dihydrodipicolinate synthase family protein has protein sequence MKDVLTGILPVAPTPFFDDGRVDEEGMRRVLDCMIDQGVDAICILANYSEQFLLSDEERATLTRVSLEHVNGRVPVIVTISHFATEIVVKRAKEAQALGASMVMMMPPYHGVGLVPAEAGIYEHFAAVSDAISIPIMVQDAPLSGCTLTVPLLVHMAKELENVSYFKMETPFAADKLAALIEQGGEHIIGPFDGEEAVTLLADLDAGCTGTMTSALQPEKIRPIVVDYRAGNIDAALDQWRLCLPLINHENRQCGLRAAKTVMQAGGVIRSDYVRHPLKPMSQRTKDRLLQLSKELDVIALKWGK, from the coding sequence ATGAAAGACGTACTCACCGGCATTCTGCCCGTCGCTCCGACGCCGTTCTTCGATGATGGCCGCGTTGACGAAGAGGGCATGCGCCGCGTTCTGGACTGCATGATCGATCAGGGCGTTGATGCGATCTGTATCCTCGCCAACTATTCGGAGCAGTTCCTGCTGTCCGACGAAGAGCGCGCGACCCTGACCCGCGTGTCGCTGGAACATGTGAATGGCCGCGTGCCTGTCATCGTCACGATCAGCCACTTCGCGACCGAGATCGTCGTGAAGCGCGCGAAGGAAGCCCAAGCGCTCGGCGCGTCGATGGTCATGATGATGCCGCCGTACCACGGTGTCGGCCTCGTGCCCGCCGAAGCTGGAATCTACGAGCACTTTGCCGCCGTGTCCGATGCGATCTCCATCCCGATCATGGTGCAGGACGCGCCGCTTTCGGGCTGCACGCTGACAGTGCCGCTGTTGGTGCACATGGCGAAAGAACTGGAAAACGTCAGCTATTTCAAAATGGAAACACCGTTTGCAGCCGACAAACTGGCTGCACTGATCGAGCAGGGCGGCGAGCACATCATCGGCCCGTTCGACGGCGAGGAAGCGGTGACGCTGCTGGCCGACCTCGATGCGGGCTGCACGGGCACGATGACCTCGGCGCTCCAGCCAGAGAAGATCCGACCGATCGTGGTCGATTATCGCGCTGGCAACATCGACGCCGCGCTCGACCAGTGGCGCCTCTGCCTGCCGCTGATCAACCACGAAAACCGCCAATGCGGTCTGCGGGCGGCGAAAACCGTCATGCAGGCGGGCGGTGTTATCCGTTCGGACTACGTGCGCCACCCTCTCAAACCGATGAGCCAGCGGACCAAGGACCGTCTGCTGCAACTCTCCAAAGAACTCGATGTGATTGCCCTGAAGTGGGGCAAGTAA
- a CDS encoding LysR family transcriptional regulator encodes MDLIHRIKPSHLRLVVRIAETGKLQVAAESLYLSQPAASRTLADLESAAGSPLFERHPKGMIPTPVGEAFIRHARVVLSELDSLGQEVRNLKDGQTGNVRVGSVTGPAVSSLVPAVQAVRKEAPDIEISIEVGPSNQLVRALDEGALDFVLARLPSEYDSRALRVHPARNEVVSLVVKDTHPLAGKKNVGLDELLDYDWVIQERGSPIRQSVENAYYAARIPTPTRVVHSSSLLVVLAMLADSDSISPQSREVAELLTSSQISSRLTTLDIDTTITVSPFFIIQDRTRQLSRAADRLLQEILLGL; translated from the coding sequence ATGGACCTTATTCATAGGATTAAACCTTCCCACCTACGATTGGTTGTCCGCATCGCGGAGACAGGCAAATTGCAGGTCGCGGCTGAAAGTCTGTACCTGTCACAACCTGCGGCCTCACGCACCTTGGCCGATCTGGAATCAGCGGCCGGATCGCCACTGTTCGAACGGCACCCCAAAGGCATGATCCCGACCCCCGTAGGCGAGGCATTCATCCGGCACGCACGCGTGGTGTTGTCTGAACTCGACTCGCTGGGTCAGGAAGTGCGGAACCTGAAAGACGGCCAGACGGGTAACGTCCGCGTCGGCTCGGTCACCGGCCCTGCCGTGAGCTCCCTCGTCCCTGCTGTGCAGGCCGTTCGTAAGGAAGCCCCAGACATCGAAATCTCTATCGAGGTCGGCCCGTCCAACCAGTTGGTCCGTGCTCTGGACGAAGGCGCGCTCGACTTTGTGCTGGCCCGCCTTCCGTCCGAATACGATAGCCGCGCCCTCCGCGTGCACCCTGCCCGCAACGAAGTTGTTTCTCTGGTGGTGAAGGACACGCACCCGCTCGCTGGCAAGAAAAACGTCGGCCTCGATGAGCTGCTCGATTACGATTGGGTCATTCAGGAGCGCGGCTCGCCCATTCGCCAATCGGTTGAAAACGCTTACTACGCCGCGCGCATTCCCACGCCGACGCGGGTAGTTCATAGCTCGTCTCTGCTCGTCGTGCTTGCGATGCTCGCCGACAGCGATTCAATCTCGCCCCAATCGCGCGAAGTGGCCGAATTGCTGACAAGCTCGCAGATCAGTAGCCGCCTGACGACGCTCGACATCGACACCACGATTACTGTGAGTCCGTTCTTCATCATTCAGGATAGAACGCGACAGCTGAGCCGTGCGGCGGACAGACTGCTTCAGGAAATTCTACTCGGCCTTTGA
- a CDS encoding alpha/beta fold hydrolase: MRFFVTTDGTKLAYRDEGEGLPVLALAGLTRDGRDFDYVAPHLEGIRLIRLDSRGRGLSGWSGADTYTVPQEADDAIALLDHLKIDKAAILGTSRGGLIAMLLGAVAKGRLHGICLNDVGPVLEPPALTRIGDYIGKRPVAKTIEGMAEKLSRDPAFPNVPMSRWIEEAERHYVQEGTGLGLTYDPELRTSFMKALDAPTVDAWPLFDAMKGIPTMLVRGHNTDLLSEETANEMRKRIPEMIFVDVADRGHVPFLDEPLVISALHNWIGQMKDLASKAE, translated from the coding sequence ATGCGATTTTTTGTAACGACAGACGGAACCAAGCTTGCTTACAGGGATGAAGGCGAAGGTCTTCCTGTATTGGCGCTTGCCGGTCTGACCAGAGACGGTCGGGATTTCGACTACGTTGCACCGCATCTTGAAGGTATCCGCCTCATCCGGCTCGACAGCCGTGGACGTGGTCTATCGGGGTGGAGCGGGGCCGACACCTACACCGTTCCGCAGGAAGCCGACGATGCGATTGCGCTTCTGGACCACCTAAAAATCGACAAAGCCGCGATCCTCGGCACCTCGCGGGGTGGTTTGATTGCCATGCTGCTTGGCGCAGTCGCCAAAGGCCGTCTGCACGGTATCTGCCTCAACGACGTCGGTCCAGTGCTGGAGCCGCCCGCGCTTACGCGGATCGGCGACTACATCGGGAAACGCCCCGTCGCGAAGACTATTGAAGGCATGGCTGAAAAGCTGTCCCGCGATCCTGCATTCCCGAACGTGCCTATGTCGCGTTGGATCGAAGAGGCGGAACGTCACTATGTTCAGGAAGGCACCGGCCTCGGTCTGACATACGATCCCGAATTGCGGACGTCGTTCATGAAGGCGCTCGATGCGCCGACAGTCGACGCTTGGCCGCTGTTCGACGCGATGAAGGGCATTCCGACGATGCTCGTGCGTGGTCACAACACCGACCTGCTGTCCGAGGAAACCGCGAACGAGATGCGCAAACGCATCCCCGAGATGATCTTCGTCGATGTGGCCGACCGCGGACACGTGCCGTTTCTGGACGAGCCGCTAGTCATTTCCGCCCTCCATAACTGGATCGGCCAGATGAAAGACCTCGCCTCAAAGGCCGAGTAG
- the chvE gene encoding multiple monosaccharide ABC transporter substrate-binding protein, whose product MKFKYLVATAAAAITLAGGAFADGLVGIAMPTKSSSRWISDGNSMVEQFQAAGYETDLQYAEDDIPNQLAQIENMITKGVDVLVIAAIDGTTLSNALENAAASGIHVIAYDRLIRDSENVDYYATFDNFKVGVQQASSLVSGLEERFGEGPYNVELFGGSPDDNNAYFFYNGAMSVLQPLIDDGTVNIVSGQMGMDTVGTLRWDGAVAQSRMDNLLSAYYTDQDVHGVLSPYDGLSIGILSSLKGVGYGSGDMEMPIVTGQDAELPSVKSILAGEQYSTVFKDTRELARVTVGMVEAVLEGGEPEINDTETYDNGKKVVPSYLLEPVSVDASNWEEILVGSGYYTADQVE is encoded by the coding sequence ATGAAATTCAAGTATCTCGTGGCCACTGCTGCCGCGGCCATTACCCTTGCGGGCGGCGCATTCGCTGACGGTCTCGTCGGTATCGCAATGCCGACCAAATCTTCGTCCCGTTGGATCTCGGACGGCAACTCGATGGTTGAGCAGTTCCAAGCTGCCGGCTACGAGACCGACCTGCAGTACGCTGAAGACGATATCCCGAACCAGCTCGCCCAGATCGAGAACATGATCACCAAGGGCGTGGACGTTCTGGTCATCGCGGCGATTGACGGCACGACCCTGTCGAACGCTCTGGAAAACGCAGCCGCATCGGGCATCCACGTCATCGCGTATGACCGCCTGATCCGTGACAGCGAAAACGTCGACTACTACGCGACCTTCGACAACTTCAAAGTCGGCGTGCAGCAGGCTTCGTCGCTGGTCAGCGGCCTCGAAGAGCGTTTTGGCGAAGGCCCGTATAACGTTGAACTCTTCGGCGGTTCGCCGGACGATAACAACGCTTACTTCTTCTACAACGGCGCGATGTCGGTTCTTCAGCCGCTCATCGACGACGGCACCGTGAACATCGTTTCCGGCCAGATGGGCATGGACACCGTGGGTACCCTGCGTTGGGACGGTGCTGTGGCCCAGTCGCGCATGGATAACCTGCTGTCGGCCTACTACACCGATCAGGACGTCCACGGCGTTCTGTCGCCCTACGACGGTCTTTCGATCGGTATCCTTTCGTCGCTGAAAGGCGTTGGCTACGGTTCGGGCGACATGGAAATGCCGATCGTCACCGGTCAGGACGCCGAACTTCCGTCGGTCAAGTCGATCCTCGCGGGCGAGCAGTATTCGACTGTGTTCAAGGACACCCGCGAACTCGCTCGCGTCACCGTCGGCATGGTTGAAGCTGTTCTCGAAGGCGGCGAGCCGGAGATCAACGACACCGAGACCTATGACAACGGCAAGAAGGTCGTTCCGTCCTACCTGCTGGAGCCGGTTTCGGTCGACGCATCCAACTGGGAAGAAATCCTCGTCGGTTCGGGCTACTACACCGCTGACCAAGTCGAATAA
- a CDS encoding Gfo/Idh/MocA family protein — protein MEIALVGIGKIAIDQHVPSIAASPDWELAATVSRHGSVDGVEAFTDFDEMLEKRRDIRVISLCLPPVPRFDYAAKAIRAGRHVMLEKPPGATLAECHALETLAREHRVSIYATWHSREADKVAAAKTWLADKTLRKLHVTWKEDVRRWHPGQEWIWEPGGMGVFDPGINALSIVTEILPVNVHLKSADLDVPENRQTPIGARLDFFHPNGAEVTADFDWRQTGDQIWQIEAVTDEGTLTLLDGGARIQIDGVEDALKSDNPLAGEYPRLYANMAKLLSTGGIDMDLRPMVHVSDALALGRRNSVEPFHE, from the coding sequence ATGGAAATCGCACTCGTTGGCATTGGAAAAATCGCGATTGATCAGCACGTCCCGTCGATCGCGGCCTCGCCCGATTGGGAACTGGCTGCAACGGTATCGCGTCACGGTTCGGTCGACGGTGTCGAAGCCTTCACCGACTTCGACGAGATGCTGGAAAAGCGCCGCGATATCCGTGTCATTTCGCTCTGCCTACCACCAGTGCCTCGCTTCGACTATGCCGCCAAAGCCATCCGCGCAGGGCGCCATGTGATGCTGGAAAAGCCGCCGGGGGCGACGCTGGCTGAGTGCCACGCTCTCGAAACGCTGGCTCGTGAGCATCGCGTGTCGATCTACGCGACATGGCACAGCCGTGAAGCGGATAAGGTCGCTGCGGCAAAGACTTGGCTGGCGGACAAGACGCTCCGCAAGCTCCATGTCACGTGGAAAGAAGACGTGCGCCGTTGGCATCCCGGTCAGGAGTGGATCTGGGAGCCGGGCGGCATGGGTGTCTTCGATCCGGGCATTAACGCGCTGTCCATCGTGACCGAGATCCTGCCGGTCAATGTGCACCTGAAATCCGCTGACCTCGATGTGCCTGAAAATCGCCAGACGCCCATCGGTGCGCGGCTTGATTTCTTCCACCCGAACGGCGCTGAAGTCACTGCCGATTTCGACTGGCGTCAGACCGGTGACCAGATCTGGCAGATCGAAGCCGTCACGGACGAAGGCACGCTGACGCTGCTCGACGGCGGTGCGCGCATTCAGATCGACGGTGTCGAGGACGCGCTGAAATCCGACAATCCTCTCGCGGGTGAATATCCGCGTCTCTACGCAAATATGGCCAAGCTGCTGTCGACCGGCGGCATCGATATGGACCTGCGCCCGATGGTGCATGTGTCCGATGCGCTGGCACTCGGCCGACGGAACTCCGTCGAGCCTTTCCACGAATAG
- a CDS encoding aldehyde dehydrogenase (NADP(+)) has protein sequence MTYVPSGKHLIAGEWVAGDATFTSSPAHGEAREFSEGTPAHVDRACQAAEEAFWTFGYSTREERAAFLNAIADEIEARADAITEIGTQESGLPEARLMGERGRTVGQIRLFAQHILDGAYLDRRHDEALPDRQPLPRPDLRMMQRPIGPVAVFGASNFPLAFSTAGGDTAAALAAGCPVVVKGHDAHPGTGEIMAEAIAAAAKKCGIHPGVFSLVQGSTREVGAALVQHPLINAVGFTGSLGGGRALFDLCAQREVPIPFYGELGSVNPMFVLPEAGAARGAAIAAGWAGSLTMGAGQFCTNPGIVVVLADQAETFANAAAEALKDAAPQTMLTDGIANAYRKGRDRVAAGTNVKEVLTSVCDMRNATPYVYEVSAEDWLANEVLAEEVFGPLGIIVTAQSVDEMDKLARSLQGQLTCTLHMDDGDAATARRLLPILERKAGRVLANGFPTGVEVADAMVHGGPYPASTNFGATSVGTLAIRRFLRPVCYQNIPVGVLPEDIA, from the coding sequence ATGACCTATGTACCAAGCGGTAAGCACCTGATCGCAGGCGAATGGGTCGCGGGCGACGCGACCTTCACCTCCAGCCCAGCCCACGGCGAAGCGCGTGAGTTCAGCGAAGGCACGCCCGCGCATGTGGACCGAGCGTGTCAGGCCGCAGAGGAAGCGTTCTGGACCTTCGGCTATTCGACCCGCGAGGAGCGCGCAGCGTTTCTGAACGCCATCGCTGACGAAATCGAAGCTCGCGCCGATGCGATCACCGAGATCGGCACGCAGGAAAGCGGTCTGCCCGAAGCGCGTCTGATGGGCGAGCGTGGCCGTACCGTCGGTCAGATCCGTCTTTTCGCGCAGCATATCCTTGATGGCGCCTATCTCGACCGCCGTCATGACGAAGCGCTGCCGGACCGCCAGCCGCTTCCCCGTCCCGATTTGCGCATGATGCAGCGCCCCATCGGCCCCGTGGCTGTGTTCGGCGCGTCGAACTTCCCCCTCGCATTCTCGACCGCTGGTGGTGACACCGCTGCCGCGCTGGCTGCGGGTTGCCCTGTCGTCGTCAAAGGCCACGATGCGCACCCCGGCACTGGCGAGATCATGGCCGAGGCTATCGCCGCCGCCGCCAAAAAATGCGGCATCCATCCCGGTGTGTTCAGCCTCGTCCAAGGCAGCACCCGAGAGGTTGGCGCGGCGCTGGTTCAGCACCCGCTCATCAATGCGGTTGGCTTCACCGGATCGCTCGGCGGTGGCCGTGCGCTATTCGACCTCTGCGCCCAGCGTGAGGTTCCGATTCCGTTCTACGGCGAGTTGGGCAGCGTGAACCCGATGTTTGTTCTGCCCGAAGCGGGCGCTGCTCGCGGCGCTGCGATTGCGGCGGGCTGGGCCGGATCGCTGACGATGGGGGCAGGGCAGTTCTGCACCAATCCGGGGATCGTCGTGGTCCTCGCTGATCAGGCCGAAACCTTTGCCAACGCCGCTGCCGAGGCCCTGAAAGATGCGGCCCCGCAGACCATGTTGACCGACGGTATCGCGAACGCCTACCGCAAGGGCCGCGACCGCGTTGCCGCTGGGACCAACGTTAAAGAAGTCCTGACCTCGGTCTGTGACATGCGCAACGCAACGCCCTACGTCTATGAAGTGAGCGCCGAGGATTGGCTGGCGAACGAAGTGCTGGCCGAGGAGGTCTTTGGCCCGCTCGGCATCATCGTCACCGCGCAGTCGGTCGACGAAATGGACAAGCTCGCCCGCAGCCTGCAAGGCCAGCTGACCTGCACGCTCCACATGGATGACGGCGATGCGGCAACCGCCCGCCGTCTGCTGCCGATCCTCGAACGCAAAGCGGGACGTGTCCTTGCCAACGGGTTCCCGACCGGCGTCGAAGTGGCTGACGCCATGGTTCACGGCGGCCCGTATCCTGCGTCGACCAACTTCGGCGCGACCTCGGTCGGCACCCTCGCGATCCGCCGCTTCCTGCGTCCGGTATGCTATCAGAACATCCCTGTAGGCGTTCTGCCCGAGGATATTGCATGA
- the mmsA gene encoding multiple monosaccharide ABC transporter ATP-binding protein — MTPLLQMQSITKEFPGVKALDQVNLKVMEGEIHAICGENGAGKSTLMKVLSGVYPAGSYDGEIHYDGQLAEFRDISDSEKRGIIIIHQELALVPLLSIAENIFLGNERASKGVIDWRSTFAKTEDLLKKVGLRESPGTLIEKLGVGKQQLVEIAKALSKEVRLLILDEPTAALSEADSQALLDLMLELKAQGVTQIIISHKLNEVRRVADTVTVIRDGTTVSTIDARTEAVTEDRIVRDMVGRDMANRYPERDRRAGEMLMEVNDWNVWHPEHNDRQIIKNINLNVRAGEVVGIAGLMGSGRTELAMSIFGRSYGQNISGEVKLKGQVANVKEIDKAIDAGLAYVTEDRKSLGLVLDENIRTNVTLANLEGVSRSGVINENAETTVAEKYRAAMNIRTPSVFQKVGNLSGGNQQKVVLSKWLFAEPEVLILDEPTRGIDVGAKYEIYNIINDLSAQGKGVLMISSEMPELLGMCDRIYVMNEGAFVGELTAAEASQERIMSLIVTE; from the coding sequence ATGACTCCGCTGCTGCAAATGCAGTCCATCACCAAGGAATTCCCCGGCGTAAAAGCGCTCGATCAGGTGAATTTGAAGGTGATGGAGGGCGAAATACACGCGATTTGTGGTGAGAACGGCGCCGGCAAATCCACTCTCATGAAAGTTCTGTCAGGGGTCTATCCCGCCGGTAGCTACGACGGCGAAATCCACTACGACGGTCAACTTGCAGAATTCCGCGATATTTCCGACAGCGAAAAGCGCGGCATCATCATCATTCACCAAGAGCTGGCTCTGGTTCCGCTCCTATCGATTGCCGAGAACATCTTCCTCGGTAACGAGCGCGCCTCCAAAGGCGTCATCGACTGGCGCAGCACCTTTGCCAAGACTGAAGACCTTCTGAAGAAAGTCGGCCTACGCGAAAGCCCTGGGACGCTGATCGAAAAGCTCGGCGTCGGCAAACAGCAGCTGGTCGAGATCGCGAAGGCGCTTTCGAAAGAGGTGCGTCTGCTAATCCTCGACGAGCCGACCGCTGCGCTGTCCGAAGCCGATAGCCAGGCACTGCTCGACCTGATGCTGGAACTGAAGGCGCAGGGCGTCACTCAGATCATCATCAGTCACAAGCTGAACGAGGTCCGCCGCGTGGCCGATACCGTCACCGTCATTCGCGACGGCACTACCGTGTCGACCATCGACGCGCGCACCGAAGCCGTCACCGAAGACCGCATCGTGCGCGATATGGTTGGCCGCGATATGGCAAACCGCTATCCGGAACGTGACCGCCGCGCAGGCGAGATGCTTATGGAGGTCAACGACTGGAACGTCTGGCATCCCGAACATAACGACCGTCAGATCATCAAGAACATCAATCTCAACGTCCGTGCGGGCGAGGTTGTCGGTATTGCGGGCCTCATGGGCTCCGGCCGGACCGAGCTGGCGATGTCGATCTTCGGTCGCAGCTACGGCCAGAACATCTCCGGCGAGGTGAAGCTCAAAGGGCAGGTCGCCAACGTCAAGGAAATCGACAAGGCCATCGATGCGGGTCTGGCTTACGTGACCGAAGACCGCAAATCGCTGGGTCTCGTGCTGGATGAGAACATCCGCACCAACGTGACGCTCGCGAACCTCGAAGGTGTGTCGCGCAGCGGCGTGATTAACGAAAACGCGGAAACCACCGTGGCCGAGAAATACCGCGCCGCAATGAACATCCGCACGCCGTCGGTATTCCAGAAGGTCGGCAATCTGTCGGGCGGCAACCAGCAGAAGGTTGTCCTGTCCAAGTGGCTCTTTGCCGAGCCGGAAGTGCTGATCCTCGACGAGCCGACACGCGGTATCGACGTCGGCGCGAAATACGAAATATACAATATTATCAACGATCTGTCCGCACAAGGGAAAGGCGTTCTGATGATCTCTTCAGAGATGCCGGAACTGCTGGGGATGTGTGACCGGATCTACGTCATGAACGAAGGCGCTTTCGTGGGCGAACTGACCGCCGCCGAGGCCAGCCAAGAGCGCATCATGTCGCTCATCGTAACGGAATAG
- the araD gene encoding L-arabinonate dehydratase, whose amino-acid sequence MSFKPAPWPRKLRSTHWYSGNSRDTIYHRGWLKNQGYPSDLFDGRPIIGILNTWSELTPCNGHLRELAEKVKAGIWEAGGFPVEVPVFSASENTFRPTAMMFRNLAAMSIEEQMRGQPIDGAVLLVGCDKTTPSLMMAAASTDIPSIVVTGGPMLNGHFRGEQIGSGTALWRFSEAVKAGEMTQDDFLEAEQAMSRSSGTCNTMGTASSMASMAEALGMALSGNAAIPAVDSRRRVMAQLSGRRIVQMVKDDLKPSDIMTKQAFENAIRTNAAIGGSTNAVIHLLAIAGRVGVDLTLDDWDRCGRDIPTIVNLMPSGKYLMEEFFYAGGLPVVLKRLGESGHLHKDALTVSGEGIWEEVKDVVNYNEDVVLPADKALTQSGGIVVLKGNLAPNGAVLKPSAASPHLLKHRGRAVVFEGIDDYKAKINDDALDIDETCIMVLKNCGPKGYPGMAEVGNMGLPPKVLKKGITDMVRISDARMSGTAYGTVILHTSPEAAAKGPLAIVRNGDFIEVDVEARKMHLEISDEEMAVRLAEWMPNHDKPESGYAWLHQQHVEGADTGADLDFLKGCRGREVGKEAH is encoded by the coding sequence ATGTCGTTCAAGCCTGCGCCTTGGCCGCGCAAACTGAGATCCACTCACTGGTATAGCGGCAACTCCCGCGACACGATCTACCACCGTGGTTGGCTCAAGAACCAAGGCTACCCTTCCGACCTGTTCGACGGACGCCCCATCATCGGCATCCTGAATACTTGGTCCGAACTGACGCCCTGCAACGGTCACCTTCGCGAGCTGGCGGAGAAGGTCAAAGCAGGCATATGGGAAGCTGGTGGTTTCCCTGTCGAGGTGCCGGTCTTCTCGGCTTCCGAGAACACATTCCGTCCGACGGCGATGATGTTCCGCAACCTCGCGGCCATGTCGATCGAAGAGCAGATGCGCGGGCAGCCGATTGATGGCGCTGTGCTTTTGGTCGGCTGTGACAAGACCACACCGTCGCTGATGATGGCTGCGGCGTCGACGGACATTCCGTCCATCGTTGTGACGGGTGGCCCGATGCTGAACGGTCATTTCCGAGGCGAGCAGATCGGGTCCGGCACCGCGCTATGGCGTTTTTCCGAAGCCGTGAAGGCAGGGGAGATGACACAAGACGATTTCCTCGAAGCCGAGCAAGCCATGTCGCGCTCGTCGGGCACCTGCAACACGATGGGCACGGCTTCTTCGATGGCGTCGATGGCCGAAGCCCTCGGCATGGCGCTGTCGGGCAACGCTGCAATCCCTGCGGTCGACAGCCGCCGCCGCGTGATGGCGCAGCTTTCGGGGCGCCGGATCGTGCAGATGGTGAAGGACGACCTCAAGCCGTCCGATATCATGACCAAGCAGGCTTTCGAGAACGCGATCCGCACTAACGCAGCCATCGGCGGCTCGACCAACGCGGTCATTCACCTGCTGGCGATTGCTGGCCGCGTCGGTGTCGACCTGACGCTGGACGACTGGGACCGCTGCGGCCGCGATATCCCGACCATTGTGAACCTCATGCCGTCGGGCAAGTACCTGATGGAGGAGTTCTTCTACGCGGGCGGTCTGCCGGTGGTGCTCAAGCGCCTCGGCGAAAGCGGCCATCTGCACAAGGACGCACTGACCGTGTCGGGCGAGGGCATCTGGGAAGAAGTCAAGGACGTCGTCAACTACAACGAAGACGTGGTTCTGCCCGCCGACAAGGCACTGACCCAGTCGGGCGGCATCGTCGTGCTGAAGGGCAACCTTGCCCCGAACGGCGCGGTGCTGAAACCGTCGGCTGCGTCGCCCCACCTGCTTAAACACCGTGGCCGCGCCGTCGTGTTCGAGGGCATCGACGACTACAAAGCCAAGATCAACGACGACGCGCTCGATATCGACGAGACATGCATCATGGTCCTGAAGAACTGTGGTCCGAAGGGTTATCCGGGCATGGCAGAAGTCGGCAACATGGGCCTCCCGCCCAAGGTGCTGAAAAAGGGTATCACCGACATGGTGCGTATCTCTGACGCGCGCATGTCGGGTACCGCCTACGGCACCGTTATCCTTCACACTTCGCCTGAGGCAGCGGCCAAGGGACCGCTCGCCATCGTTCGCAATGGCGACTTCATCGAAGTGGACGTCGAGGCGCGGAAAATGCACCTCGAAATCTCGGACGAAGAGATGGCGGTGCGCCTCGCAGAGTGGATGCCGAACCATGACAAACCTGAAAGTGGCTACGCCTGGCTTCATCAGCAGCACGTAGAGGGCGCCGACACTGGCGCAGACCTCGATTTCTTGAAAGGGTGCCGCGGAAGAGAAGTCGGAAAGGAAGCCCATTGA